GTTGAGCGCGTACTCAAAATTGACGATCCTGTCGGCGCGATATCGGTTCACGGCGTCAATGGCGCATGGGGACTCCTGTCTGTGGGGCTTTTTGCGGACGGCACCTATGGTGACGGATTGAACGGTGTTGAGAAAACCGTAAGGGGCTTGTTTTACGGAGATGCATCTCAATTTGCTGCACAGGCAATGGGAGTTGTAACAAACTTTGTTTTTGTGTTTGCAGTGATGTATATCTTCTTCAAGATACTTGATAAAATTGTACCCATGAGGGTTGCCAATGATATTGAGGTTGAAGGGCTCGATCAGGCAGAAGTTGCTGTTACCGCTTACCCTGATTTCAGCATCCATAAGACACAAATATAAACGGGAGGATACCATGAAAAAGATAGAAGCAATAATCAAACCGTACAGGCTTGAGGATGTAAAAAACGGCCTGATGAAAATAGGAATTCAGGGTATGACTGTCATGGAAGTAAAGGGATTTGGACGCCAGAGGGGTCATACGGAAACCTACCGGGGGGCTGAATATGACGCGACCTTCCTTACAAAAGTAAAGATCGAGGTGATAATTCCCGACGAAATGCTCGACAGGGTTGTAAATACCATTACCGACTGTGCAAAAGACAACAAACCCGGAGATGGGAAGATCTTTGTATCATCCTTGGAGGATGTCATCAGGATCAGAACAGGAGAGAAGGGTGTAGCGGCAATTTGACGGATCATCACAACCTCCGGTTGCCGGTGATGGCATCTCAATGACGAGATTCCTTGCTCCGCACACTGGTAGCCGGAGGATTAAAACATTTATCAACTCCCTTAAAAAAGAGAACCGCTATGTTGCTTTAGAAAAGTTCGGCTACCCGGGTCTTATGTTTAGCGAGATTGAAGGCCAGGGGAAACAAACGAGTATGACCACCTCCCGGCAAATGACAACAATCTTGTTTTAGTTTGTAGTATATTATATATTCTTTAGATAGCCAGCCTAACCTTGTCGGTCCAAATGGCTGGGGGCTATAAGACTCAGGGAGGTATAATGAGCGGAATCTTCGGGTTTATTGGTAAGGGTAATGCTTTTGTAGAAGTGAGGACCGGTCTTGAGAATCTCTCACACAGAGGGCAAGAAAGCTGGGGTATTGTTTCCGGTCAGCGAGACGGTTCTTTCTCGGAAGCGAGAGGCTTGGGATCAATTTTTCAGTCTTCCCTGCTGACTCGATTCCATCCTGGCTCTGTGGCAGTTGGAGAGGTACGTTATTCCACTTCAGGGGAAGCAAGCGAAAGAAATAGCCAGCCCATAGTGGGAAGCTTAAAGAAAGAAAAGATCGCTCTCGTCCATAATGGTCATATTCCCCAATACAGGCAGTTGATGGAGGAACTAGGCGGTCTCTTCCAGACGGAGACAGACACTGAGGTGATCCTGCAAATTATTGCCCGAACAGAAGGTGTGGACTTTCTTGAAAAAACGGAGAAGACACTGAGCTTTCTGGGCCGACAGGCAGCTTTCAGCATCATAATCCTCCATAACGGGAGTCTTATTGCCGCCCGGGACCCCTTCGGGTTCAGACCTCTTTCCATCGCGAGAAGAGGAGAGGAAGGTGATTACACATGGGCAGTAGCCTCTGAAACATGCGCTTTTCACAGCCAGTTCGAATGGATAGGAGACGTCGAACCCGGTCAAATGGTAGTAAT
The sequence above is a segment of the Pseudomonadota bacterium genome. Coding sequences within it:
- a CDS encoding P-II family nitrogen regulator, whose protein sequence is MKKIEAIIKPYRLEDVKNGLMKIGIQGMTVMEVKGFGRQRGHTETYRGAEYDATFLTKVKIEVIIPDEMLDRVVNTITDCAKDNKPGDGKIFVSSLEDVIRIRTGEKGVAAI